Genomic DNA from Paenibacillus donghaensis:
CATTCACTTGGACTTGCCGCTGAATACGGCATCGTGTGTGTCACGGGGATTTTAGCCGGCGAGTGGGTATTGGACGGGTTCGAACCGATGGTTGACGTTCCGACTAATGTGTACCTGACATCGTTCACAAGCACGCCTATCAAGAGAAGCCTGCTGGTGGAGCTGTTCCAGCATATTGAGCGGCATGGGATTAAAGTGCCTATCGCCAAAGTGCTGCCGCTCGAACAGATTCATGAGGCACATCTCTTGATGGAGAGCAACTCAGCTAACGGTAAAATTGTAATCGTAAATAGCAAGCTCTAGAGGCGCCTCATCACGGTATATTAGGGGACTTGATTAGTCAGCTGAATTTTTATCTGTTGCTGCTGTCTGATTGTCCTTGTATGTTTCTTGATAACCATTACCCCATTGCTCCATTGCGGAGATGACGGGGCGCATCGTATGTCCTAAATCGCTTAAGGAATATTCGACCCGTGGCGGAACTTCGGCGTAAACCGTTCTCACTATAATTCCGTCTTGTTCCATAGAGCGAAGATTGTCCGTCAGTACTTTCTGACTGATTCCGGGGATCGTATTTCGCAGTTCAGTAAAACGATTGGATTTAGCCAAAAGGTTTCTCAAAATCAGCAATTTCCATTTATTGCCTATCAATCCCACTGTGACGGCAACCGGGCAAAAGGGAAGTTCATCTTTAGTTAGCATATTCTGTCCTCCAATAGTTACAAAAAGAGTGTTATATCATTAAAAGCATGCAAGGTTCCAAAAATGATATTGCATCATTATCATAGTGTTTGAAGCTAAATATAACAAGCAGGAGCCACAATCTGATAAAGGAGAGCAAAATAGACAAATAGAGATTGATGAGAACTGAAATGGATTGAAGTGAGAATCATTATCACCTATAATGAAGACTACACTTTTGCCATGCATGTTCAGGAGGAGCACATGAATCATCAGAGCCTTATCCAGCTTTGGGTCCATTCGTCCTTTCACATATTCGATATCCGCCACTTTATTCTGTTGCCCGGGGAAGCTATGCCGCTTTATCCGCTTCCTGCCAATGCTTTTGTGCTGCTGTGCCGTGGGCAGGGAACCGCCAGGCTCAACGGCCGTGCATTTACTCTCTCGCGCAGCTGCCTGCTGCATGGGGGCAAGGGGCTTCACCTGCAAATTGACAGCTTAGAGCAGTTGAAATTTTATTTGATCCTGTATAAAAGCGAGCCCAGGTCATCAAGCTCTTCCCTTCAGGCAACAACGGAGAAAGTGGATGCTCTTATGACTGCCCCCTTGAGTTTCGT
This window encodes:
- a CDS encoding winged helix-turn-helix transcriptional regulator, which encodes MLTKDELPFCPVAVTVGLIGNKWKLLILRNLLAKSNRFTELRNTIPGISQKVLTDNLRSMEQDGIIVRTVYAEVPPRVEYSLSDLGHTMRPVISAMEQWGNGYQETYKDNQTAATDKNSAD